A genomic stretch from Chryseobacterium sp. SNU WT5 includes:
- a CDS encoding phospholipase effector Tle1 domain-containing protein, with product MSQGLHLELETKSLIDYSFAQGELTLDKEKSFTVFIKEKKDLEKRILDLEKILTATPKNAAAVKEMADSKIEIAKFETVNWAWNTVYGMDTKAANHNEFVEKGISNLGKNFVFPEVLEGGGYCYIEAFFDGESPVGNIPNGIVVKATGKSKIIKIEWTDRQYNPIKDTKIAFGSQLLLHIYTQGLYGQEILVGLKDVNGLNKDLNIANSEFFEREVKTYPVQTFEDGQKVVSGLLVKDDNPKEAATTIQKAVIEVGIDHIWQFGQSMDLKGSFGDELQIETRVLQKATGKDVEVLNNESLKPVLNVSKKNGVKKDQTQEVTNMPVVVGEIDTVVKDNKEGLNFTFGVFIDGTLNNMYNTEMKRKMDSLGSPKKTAPKNTTGLGNLDVDDMKAIYKDNGDPDYSETSYENDLSNPAILFKNYIQDRSEDIMQFAIYTEGVGTHSAPKNQGGQLEKEDYKKDDIMQAPAFGAGDAGIRDKVRKSIVDILKVIKKNIKKEKEFVNTITFDVFGFSRGAAAARHFVHVVKHGPYVAKMGLVHLVEDLQKNPLPLSYLGKLMPDFGVLGQLLQEIDLLDSRTKVNVRFVGIYDTVPHHGLVQGNDAKHLGLHDVNKANYVVHMVAEDEYRANFDLVKISSVARTSTDSGKKGGMELTFPGVHCDVGGAYSEGGRNLCYRLLLSHDKDDLEKEKKYFIQQGWFKEPELNIKTTISEYYGKYRLEGDKLNVSNQYSFIPLHIMSGFCQKKEVPINDETLLEFKNFSMDHKKFLQKIKDKLWAYSFEGGEPIRYVDNGKENENLKNLRYHYLHWNATYGSPREAVGTWLSGKNHPNIQDGKRKRNVH from the coding sequence ATGAGTCAGGGATTACATTTAGAATTAGAAACAAAATCACTAATAGATTACAGTTTTGCTCAGGGGGAATTAACCTTAGATAAAGAGAAAAGTTTTACTGTTTTCATAAAAGAAAAAAAGGATCTGGAAAAAAGAATTCTCGATCTGGAAAAAATTTTAACGGCAACACCAAAAAACGCAGCAGCTGTAAAAGAAATGGCTGATTCGAAAATCGAAATAGCAAAATTCGAGACGGTAAATTGGGCATGGAACACCGTTTATGGAATGGATACCAAAGCGGCGAACCACAATGAATTTGTGGAAAAAGGAATTTCAAATCTGGGTAAAAATTTTGTATTTCCAGAGGTTTTGGAAGGTGGTGGATATTGTTATATCGAAGCCTTCTTCGATGGAGAGTCTCCTGTAGGAAATATACCAAACGGAATCGTAGTAAAAGCGACTGGAAAATCCAAAATCATTAAGATAGAATGGACTGATAGGCAGTACAATCCGATTAAAGATACAAAGATAGCCTTTGGTTCTCAACTTTTATTGCATATTTACACACAAGGTCTTTACGGTCAGGAAATTCTTGTTGGCTTGAAAGATGTAAACGGGCTAAACAAAGATCTGAATATAGCCAACAGTGAATTTTTTGAGAGAGAAGTAAAAACATATCCGGTACAGACATTTGAAGACGGGCAAAAAGTTGTTTCCGGTCTTCTGGTGAAAGATGACAATCCTAAAGAAGCAGCAACCACCATACAAAAAGCGGTGATCGAAGTTGGGATCGATCACATTTGGCAATTTGGACAGAGTATGGATCTAAAGGGTTCGTTTGGGGATGAATTGCAGATCGAGACAAGGGTACTTCAAAAAGCGACAGGTAAAGATGTAGAAGTACTAAACAATGAAAGTTTAAAACCAGTTTTAAACGTTTCTAAAAAAAACGGCGTTAAAAAAGACCAAACTCAGGAGGTTACCAATATGCCTGTGGTTGTAGGTGAAATAGATACCGTTGTTAAAGATAATAAAGAAGGTCTAAACTTCACTTTCGGCGTTTTCATAGACGGTACACTCAATAATATGTACAACACGGAAATGAAGCGGAAAATGGATAGCTTGGGATCTCCAAAAAAAACTGCTCCGAAAAATACAACAGGTTTGGGTAATCTTGATGTTGATGATATGAAAGCTATCTACAAAGATAACGGCGATCCCGACTATAGCGAAACTAGCTATGAAAATGATCTTTCTAATCCTGCTATTTTATTTAAAAATTATATTCAAGATCGAAGTGAGGACATTATGCAATTTGCAATATACACAGAAGGAGTAGGTACTCACAGTGCTCCAAAAAATCAAGGCGGACAATTAGAAAAAGAGGATTATAAAAAAGACGACATAATGCAGGCACCTGCATTTGGTGCTGGAGACGCCGGGATTCGTGATAAGGTAAGAAAAAGTATTGTTGACATTTTGAAAGTTATTAAGAAAAACATAAAGAAAGAAAAGGAATTTGTAAATACTATTACTTTTGATGTTTTCGGTTTCAGCCGTGGCGCAGCGGCCGCGCGGCACTTTGTACATGTAGTAAAACACGGACCCTATGTGGCCAAAATGGGTCTTGTCCATCTCGTAGAAGATTTGCAAAAAAACCCTTTGCCATTGTCCTACTTAGGAAAATTAATGCCCGATTTCGGTGTTTTAGGACAGCTTTTGCAGGAGATCGATCTTTTGGATTCGCGGACGAAAGTTAATGTGCGATTCGTTGGGATTTATGATACCGTCCCTCATCACGGACTTGTTCAGGGAAATGATGCTAAACATTTGGGGCTTCATGATGTAAATAAAGCAAACTATGTAGTGCATATGGTCGCAGAAGATGAGTACCGAGCTAATTTTGACTTAGTTAAAATTTCCTCAGTTGCGAGAACTTCTACTGATAGTGGTAAAAAAGGGGGTATGGAACTTACCTTTCCGGGGGTGCATTGTGATGTAGGTGGAGCCTATTCGGAAGGTGGTCGAAATTTGTGTTATAGGTTGCTCCTTTCTCACGACAAAGATGATTTGGAAAAAGAGAAGAAATATTTTATACAGCAGGGATGGTTCAAAGAACCGGAGTTAAATATCAAGACGACCATAAGTGAGTATTATGGTAAATATCGCTTAGAGGGCGATAAGCTAAATGTAAGCAATCAGTATAGTTTTATACCACTGCATATTATGTCCGGTTTTTGTCAAAAAAAGGAAGTACCCATAAATGATGAAACCTTGCTAGAATTTAAAAATTTCAGCATGGACCATAAAAAATTTCTTCAAAAAATAAAAGATAAGCTCTGGGCTTATAGTTTTGAAGGAGGCGAACCTATCAGATATGTTGACAATGGAAAAGAGAATGAAAATTTGAAAAACCTCCGCTATCACTATTTGCACTGGAATGCTACTTATGGCTCACCCAGAGAGGCCGTAGGAACGTGGCTATCCGGAAAAAATCATCCAAATATACAAGATGGAAAAAGAAAACGAAATGTACACTAA
- a CDS encoding DUF4280 domain-containing protein — MSEKHLVCQGAICSCTYGATPDKLKVLTQTKRYINDKEGSTKLMATNMDIGAATFEKNTFGPCKMQPLPGGGFKPCQIVVTAWTGFYEKITLQDNNGKALLEDSKATCPIGGPDCIKIIDHGQTAEVSAQNVENADKDVLAELFPFVDLDEDKKKIYHIINSNQL; from the coding sequence ATGAGTGAAAAACATTTAGTCTGCCAAGGCGCAATTTGCAGCTGCACCTACGGCGCTACTCCCGATAAATTAAAGGTATTAACCCAAACGAAACGCTACATCAATGATAAAGAAGGGAGCACCAAATTGATGGCTACTAATATGGATATTGGTGCTGCAACTTTCGAAAAAAATACTTTTGGCCCTTGCAAAATGCAACCCCTTCCGGGAGGAGGTTTCAAACCTTGCCAAATTGTAGTAACAGCGTGGACTGGCTTTTACGAAAAAATTACTTTGCAAGACAACAACGGAAAAGCGCTGCTGGAAGACAGCAAAGCAACCTGCCCAATTGGTGGCCCGGATTGTATAAAGATTATTGACCACGGTCAGACTGCAGAAGTTTCTGCGCAAAATGTGGAGAATGCGGATAAAGACGTTTTGGCGGAATTGTTTCCGTTTGTTGATCTGGATGAAGATAAGAAGAAAATATACCACATCATAAATTCCAATCAGTTATGA
- the tssD gene encoding type VI secretion system tube protein TssD, with amino-acid sequence MAANNSRAVLKFNNGEDSKVLKLNYSVARSTDVSGRVASDPSNAIIKVTIEATDKSDIIESLLNGKYKPTVGEVTFNKSHEEGTLIKLNWENGYVIQHEVEFDAMDSNSMLVSFVISAEKITYGGGEYEGIWPGK; translated from the coding sequence ATGGCAGCAAACAATTCAAGAGCAGTCTTAAAATTCAATAACGGAGAAGACTCCAAAGTACTAAAACTAAACTACAGTGTAGCGAGATCTACAGATGTTTCGGGTAGAGTAGCATCTGATCCAAGCAATGCAATTATTAAAGTAACGATCGAAGCGACAGACAAATCTGACATCATCGAATCATTATTGAATGGAAAATACAAACCAACGGTAGGTGAAGTAACCTTCAATAAATCTCATGAAGAAGGAACTTTGATCAAGTTGAACTGGGAGAACGGATATGTAATTCAGCACGAAGTAGAATTCGACGCAATGGACAGCAACAGTATGTTGGTTTCTTTCGTTATCAGTGCCGAGAAGATCACTTACGGTGGTGGCGAATATGAAGGTATTTGGCCAGGAAAATAA
- a CDS encoding type VI secretion system Vgr family protein, with protein sequence MEKNGNSEAVFFKPQKFTPQNNADSIKNNHQAGINRLVKLSVVINGKIIKHYKHFKLTQSARRHHSFELTLAHDALGERQTHQLEEANRFLGNRLTVKIMHKDIDDSPERVFVGVITGVSFSQDGHSLGNIVLKGFSPTILLDAAPHTQSFGGDGPVNMGIIADRVIKQGISSAYDVRVDAKASSQILYSAQYEETHYNYLARMAEAYGEQFFYDGEVLHFGNMPPQNKAIELTFGSNVSDINVELKAVHIKPTFYGYNSSSHAKLTSGETPIKHKSDLAKTSYTNNEGIFKTKSLQVAPIRATTDMDIVNSQTSEAGSKAVEVFTVSGGTTVPFLYPGCVADLKMRKTDSNQTSYFTRVMMTEVTHEIDTLGHYTGTFEAIASDTGYMPKPDFVLPKAEPQIATVISNMDPSGQGRVTVRFDWQMHDTTNFIRMMSPDAGGTDQVSQNRGYVAIPEVGDQVMVGFVHNHPDRPFVMGGMFHGGTALGGFADNRVKSIMTRSGHKIVFTEDESIIITDKSGNKIHMDTTGSNINITAPETMTLNCKNMNINVGENMTAFVGNNQSTTVGQNQTNTVGMNQTESVGMMKNLSVGANFMTNVVGSLMEFVKGNRESKAKEVKENSKRREIVSQENNDIHSQKQFNNNSGENSKMH encoded by the coding sequence ATGGAAAAGAACGGAAATTCAGAAGCAGTATTTTTCAAACCCCAGAAGTTTACGCCTCAAAATAACGCAGATAGTATTAAAAATAACCATCAGGCTGGTATCAACCGTTTGGTGAAACTTTCTGTCGTCATCAATGGAAAGATCATCAAGCATTACAAACATTTTAAACTCACTCAAAGTGCACGACGGCACCACAGTTTTGAATTGACCCTTGCCCATGATGCTTTAGGAGAAAGACAAACTCATCAGCTGGAAGAAGCCAACCGCTTTCTAGGCAACCGATTGACGGTAAAGATCATGCACAAAGATATCGACGACAGTCCGGAGCGTGTTTTTGTGGGCGTCATTACGGGAGTGAGTTTCAGTCAGGACGGTCACAGTTTAGGAAATATTGTTTTGAAAGGATTCAGTCCGACTATTTTATTGGATGCTGCGCCACACACCCAGAGTTTTGGCGGTGATGGTCCGGTGAATATGGGAATCATTGCAGATCGTGTCATTAAACAGGGAATCAGCAGTGCTTATGATGTAAGAGTGGATGCCAAAGCTTCTTCTCAGATATTATATAGTGCACAATATGAAGAAACGCATTATAATTATCTCGCGAGAATGGCAGAAGCTTACGGCGAACAGTTTTTCTACGATGGTGAGGTCCTGCACTTTGGAAATATGCCACCTCAGAACAAAGCAATTGAATTGACTTTCGGCAGCAATGTTTCTGATATCAATGTCGAATTAAAAGCAGTTCACATTAAACCCACTTTTTATGGTTACAACAGCAGCTCTCATGCAAAGCTGACCTCTGGAGAAACACCCATTAAACATAAAAGTGATCTGGCGAAAACGTCGTACACTAATAACGAAGGAATCTTCAAAACAAAATCACTGCAAGTAGCGCCAATTAGAGCGACCACCGATATGGATATCGTGAACTCTCAGACAAGTGAAGCCGGGAGTAAAGCCGTAGAAGTTTTCACCGTCTCGGGTGGCACCACGGTTCCTTTTTTGTATCCAGGCTGTGTCGCAGATCTGAAAATGCGAAAAACAGATTCTAACCAAACGAGTTACTTCACCCGCGTCATGATGACGGAAGTCACGCACGAAATCGATACGCTAGGTCATTACACCGGAACTTTTGAAGCCATTGCTTCGGACACGGGTTACATGCCGAAACCGGATTTTGTTTTACCCAAAGCTGAACCTCAAATCGCCACAGTGATCTCCAATATGGATCCTTCAGGGCAAGGCCGCGTCACCGTTCGTTTCGACTGGCAAATGCACGATACGACTAATTTTATCAGAATGATGTCTCCCGACGCCGGCGGAACGGATCAGGTTTCCCAAAACCGCGGTTACGTGGCCATCCCGGAAGTCGGCGATCAGGTCATGGTTGGTTTTGTACACAATCATCCCGACCGACCGTTTGTGATGGGAGGAATGTTTCATGGCGGAACCGCCCTGGGTGGATTTGCAGATAACCGTGTAAAGTCGATCATGACCCGCAGTGGGCATAAGATCGTTTTTACCGAAGATGAAAGTATTATTATCACCGACAAGTCTGGCAATAAAATCCACATGGACACCACAGGAAGCAATATTAATATTACGGCGCCGGAGACGATGACGCTGAACTGCAAGAATATGAATATCAATGTGGGAGAGAATATGACGGCTTTCGTAGGAAATAACCAAAGTACAACAGTTGGTCAAAATCAAACTAATACTGTAGGTATGAATCAAACCGAAAGTGTGGGAATGATGAAGAATCTTTCTGTTGGGGCAAATTTTATGACTAATGTTGTAGGAAGTTTGATGGAATTTGTAAAAGGAAATCGAGAAAGCAAAGCCAAAGAAGTGAAAGAAAATTCGAAACGACGAGAAATTGTATCACAAGAAAATAATGATATTCATTCTCAAAAACAGTTCAATAATAATAGTGGTGAAAATTCAAAAATGCATTAA
- a CDS encoding IS3 family transposase — translation MKQSRRARKAHVDKANALSVKKQCEVLQISRSSHYYRKVPQSSLNLELMRLIDEEFLNRPWKGVPRMTNWLQQDMGYTINKKRVERLYRLMGLSASAPGPATSKKGKGKKHKIFPYLLRNLKITAPNQVWAMDITYIPVQGGYLYLCAVIDLYSRFVVGWSLSNTMTSEWCRDTVETAIEKYGRPEIFNTDQGSQFTADLFTEFITKQGIALSMDGKGRALDNIFIERFWRSVKYENVYLYAYQDGRACFEGLKKYISYYNKERRHQSLGYEVPAAIYNLSKKIAA, via the coding sequence ATGAAACAGTCCCGCAGAGCCCGTAAAGCTCATGTTGACAAGGCAAATGCACTCAGCGTTAAAAAGCAGTGTGAAGTATTGCAGATTTCCCGCAGCTCCCATTATTACAGGAAAGTTCCGCAGAGCAGTCTGAATCTGGAACTGATGCGCCTGATTGATGAGGAATTTCTGAACCGTCCATGGAAAGGCGTTCCCAGAATGACCAACTGGCTACAGCAGGATATGGGGTATACTATTAACAAAAAGCGAGTGGAAAGGCTTTACCGGCTAATGGGTTTGAGTGCTTCTGCACCGGGACCCGCCACCTCCAAAAAAGGAAAAGGCAAGAAACACAAGATCTTCCCGTATCTTTTGAGAAATTTAAAAATTACAGCTCCCAATCAGGTTTGGGCAATGGATATTACTTACATACCTGTGCAGGGCGGCTATCTTTATCTTTGTGCGGTAATAGATCTGTACAGCAGGTTTGTGGTAGGTTGGAGCCTGAGCAACACGATGACTTCCGAATGGTGCCGCGATACCGTAGAGACGGCCATTGAAAAATACGGAAGACCGGAAATCTTCAATACCGATCAGGGCAGTCAGTTTACGGCAGATCTCTTCACCGAATTTATCACCAAGCAGGGAATAGCCTTAAGCATGGATGGCAAAGGACGCGCTCTGGATAATATTTTCATTGAAAGGTTCTGGCGAAGTGTGAAATATGAGAATGTATATCTCTATGCTTATCAGGATGGCAGAGCGTGTTTTGAGGGTCTTAAAAAATACATATCATACTACAATAAAGAGAGAAGGCATCAAAGTCTTGGATATGAAGTACCCGCAGCAATTTATAACCTTTCAAAAAAGATAGCAGCTTAA
- a CDS encoding transposase, which produces MSQRRKFNSGFKFKVVVEALSERYTMQELARRHDLHPNQISSWKKEFLQKGADVFGKETPAEEKKEDVDKLYKVIGQQKMEIDFLKKALS; this is translated from the coding sequence ATGTCACAGCGAAGAAAATTCAATTCAGGATTCAAATTTAAAGTAGTAGTTGAAGCATTAAGCGAACGCTACACGATGCAGGAACTTGCCCGAAGGCATGACCTTCACCCCAATCAGATTTCTTCATGGAAGAAAGAATTCCTGCAGAAAGGTGCCGATGTTTTTGGCAAGGAAACTCCTGCGGAAGAGAAAAAAGAGGATGTCGACAAGCTTTATAAGGTTATCGGTCAGCAGAAAATGGAAATCGATTTTTTAAAAAAAGCCTTGTCATGA
- a CDS encoding phage baseplate assembly protein V — protein MMSPDAGGTDQVSQNRGYVAIPEVGDQVMVGFVHNHPDRPFVMGGMFHGGTGLGGGAQNHMRSIQTKSGIKVLMNDNEKSVTILDPSGNTYFMDGNGNIEVTAPNDITFTAGKNMNINVGQNMTTSVGANKSNTIGMNNSETVAMNDTQSVGAMKMTSVVGDASMFITGKLTEMIEGDVHSETKMERNEVSEGKIVTQSSGTNEQHSEKTVKNNSAEKGNNF, from the coding sequence ATGATGTCTCCCGATGCAGGTGGAACGGATCAGGTTTCCCAAAACAGAGGTTACGTTGCAATTCCCGAAGTCGGTGACCAGGTGATGGTGGGTTTTGTTCATAATCATCCGGACAGACCATTTGTGATGGGTGGAATGTTTCATGGGGGAACCGGTTTGGGAGGAGGCGCACAAAATCACATGCGCTCTATTCAAACAAAAAGCGGGATTAAGGTTTTGATGAATGATAATGAGAAGAGTGTGACGATTCTGGATCCTAGTGGGAATACGTATTTTATGGATGGGAATGGGAATATTGAAGTTACTGCTCCAAATGACATTACTTTCACCGCAGGAAAAAATATGAATATTAATGTTGGGCAGAATATGACCACAAGTGTAGGAGCAAATAAAAGCAACACCATCGGAATGAACAATTCTGAAACGGTTGCAATGAATGACACTCAAAGCGTAGGTGCAATGAAAATGACTTCCGTAGTTGGTGATGCAAGTATGTTCATCACTGGAAAATTAACAGAAATGATTGAGGGTGATGTGCATAGTGAGACGAAAATGGAACGGAATGAGGTGAGTGAAGGCAAAATTGTGACACAAAGCTCCGGAACGAACGAACAACATTCAGAAAAAACTGTAAAAAATAACAGCGCAGAAAAGGGAAATAATTTCTAA
- a CDS encoding transposase yields MAIPIMFKMLDKRGNSDTAERIELVKQFISWFGTDCIDCLLADREFIGHHWLDFLNKNKIRYYIRLRNNFKVFCFDKNEEKPVFWLFNNLKKGEFRHHPKIVKINGVLCYVSGLKSHNREGKLDYLILVSFNKPEESLQYYKKRWQIETLFKTFKRV; encoded by the coding sequence ATGGCCATTCCAATCATGTTTAAAATGCTGGACAAAAGGGGCAATTCGGACACCGCAGAAAGGATTGAACTGGTTAAGCAATTTATCAGCTGGTTCGGGACAGATTGTATAGATTGTTTGCTGGCAGACAGGGAGTTTATTGGGCATCATTGGTTAGATTTCTTGAACAAAAATAAGATCAGGTATTATATTCGTTTGCGGAATAATTTCAAGGTTTTTTGCTTTGATAAGAATGAAGAAAAACCTGTTTTTTGGTTGTTTAATAATTTGAAAAAAGGCGAATTCAGGCATCATCCGAAGATTGTGAAAATTAATGGGGTTTTATGCTATGTATCTGGTTTAAAAAGTCATAATAGAGAAGGGAAATTAGATTATCTAATTTTAGTATCCTTTAATAAACCTGAGGAATCTTTGCAATACTATAAGAAAAGATGGCAGATAGAGACGCTATTTAAGACTTTTAAAAGGGTTTAA